The following proteins come from a genomic window of bacterium:
- a CDS encoding YchF family ATPase yields MKIGLLGFPQSGKKTLFKLLTGNDGISANIGICKIKDPKLDKIAEIYKSRKITHAEIEYQLLPAIVPGHASLKDSLNILKNLDAVCLVVRQFKNDAVYHIKETVDPERDINIILQELILADLMLVETRLERMKESEKKKKTEVLDKEKTLLLKIKSQLENEKPVRDTAFSDEEKKLLLPLQFITKKNVLIALNSDETDINRKLPDNIARFDSPTTVTFPIAAKTEVEINSLAETEREEFLKGLGINEPAINLMARLSVKLLNLITFFTAGENEARSWIITKGLSAPQTAGKIHTDIERGFIRAEIIKSKDLFELGGEQAVKDAGKWALKGKDYIIEDSDIVLFRFNV; encoded by the coding sequence ATGAAAATCGGGCTGCTTGGTTTTCCCCAATCCGGGAAAAAGACGCTTTTTAAGCTTTTAACAGGCAATGACGGGATTTCCGCAAACATCGGCATATGTAAAATCAAGGATCCCAAACTGGACAAAATCGCGGAGATATACAAATCGAGAAAAATAACCCATGCCGAAATTGAATACCAGCTTCTTCCTGCAATAGTCCCCGGCCATGCATCGCTCAAAGATTCACTTAATATCCTTAAAAATCTTGACGCCGTATGCCTTGTTGTAAGACAGTTTAAAAATGATGCCGTATATCATATAAAAGAAACCGTAGACCCGGAAAGGGACATAAACATCATCTTACAGGAACTTATTCTCGCAGATCTTATGCTTGTGGAAACAAGGCTGGAAAGGATGAAAGAATCCGAAAAAAAGAAAAAAACCGAAGTCCTCGACAAGGAAAAAACCCTCCTGTTAAAAATAAAATCACAGCTTGAAAACGAAAAACCCGTAAGGGATACGGCTTTTTCGGACGAAGAAAAAAAATTACTTCTCCCTCTGCAATTCATAACTAAAAAAAATGTTCTTATAGCATTAAATTCCGACGAAACGGATATCAACCGGAAATTGCCCGATAACATAGCCAGGTTCGATTCTCCGACAACCGTCACTTTCCCGATTGCGGCAAAAACCGAAGTTGAAATAAACTCCCTTGCCGAAACGGAACGGGAAGAATTTCTCAAAGGCCTTGGAATAAATGAACCTGCCATAAATTTAATGGCAAGATTGTCCGTAAAGCTTTTAAACCTTATCACATTCTTTACAGCAGGCGAAAATGAAGCCCGTTCCTGGATTATAACAAAGGGGCTTTCCGCTCCGCAGACAGCCGGCAAAATACACACCGACATCGAACGCGGTTTCATACGCGCCGAAATAATCAAGTCGAAAGATCTTTTTGAACTTGGCGGCGAGCAGGCGGTAAAAGATGCGGGAAAGTGGGCGTTAAAGGGAAAAGATTACATTATCGAAGATTCTGATATAGTGCTCTTCCGGTTTAACGTATAA